Proteins encoded together in one Candidatus Sulfotelmatobacter sp. window:
- a CDS encoding PIG-L family deacetylase codes for MSSLPIDQSVDVVPLDILAIAAHRDDVEQTCGGTLIKAAQRGQRTGILDLTQGEMGTRGSADDRAREAADAAKILRVGWRRALDIPDGRVENTWENRLKVARVIRETRPHVVILPYWKGRHPDHYTASVLGYEACFLAGLAKLDLGLPASGLDVGQGSASTGMSDEAKAGRLRDSRRDAGATLLPPHRPFKIIYATLYYDVRPTFVVDIGEQFDGKFASIMAYKTQFSDQEAGKDLFVAHDEIRARVDAMARFYGMLGGVTHAEPFLQKEIGLVDDLLAIPVKSI; via the coding sequence TGGACATTCTGGCCATCGCCGCCCACCGCGACGATGTGGAGCAGACCTGCGGCGGCACACTGATCAAAGCGGCGCAGCGCGGGCAGCGCACGGGCATCCTCGATCTCACACAAGGGGAGATGGGGACCCGCGGCAGCGCAGATGATCGGGCGCGCGAGGCAGCCGATGCGGCGAAGATTCTTCGCGTTGGGTGGCGGCGCGCGCTCGATATCCCTGACGGCCGCGTGGAAAATACGTGGGAGAATCGCCTGAAGGTGGCACGCGTGATTCGCGAGACCCGGCCACACGTAGTGATTCTGCCTTACTGGAAAGGGCGGCATCCGGATCATTACACGGCTTCAGTGCTGGGATATGAGGCTTGTTTTCTGGCGGGACTGGCAAAGCTGGATCTCGGGCTTCCGGCGTCCGGGCTGGATGTTGGACAAGGCTCGGCAAGTACCGGAATGTCTGACGAAGCGAAGGCGGGACGCCTTCGCGACAGCCGGCGGGACGCCGGCGCTACTCTCCTTCCTCCGCATCGTCCGTTCAAAATTATCTACGCGACGCTGTACTACGATGTTCGGCCGACGTTTGTGGTCGATATTGGGGAGCAGTTTGACGGGAAATTTGCTTCCATCATGGCTTACAAAACACAATTCAGCGATCAGGAGGCAGGCAAGGATTTGTTCGTCGCGCACGACGAGATTCGCGCGCGCGTCGACGCCATGGCTCGCTTCTACGGCATGCTCGGCGGAGTCACTCACGCGGAACCGTTCCTGCAAAAGGAAATCGGACTCGTCGACGACCTATTGGCCATTCCGGTCAAATCCATTTAG
- a CDS encoding YceI family protein: MTRFVFAFITALVLAATAAAQASSWQIDPKHTAAQFAVKHLGVSTVRGAFAKVSGTAQIDPADPSKDAIEATIDASSVDTRVEARDNDIRSPHFFDVQKYPTIIFHSKNTKVAGPGHLAITGDLTLHGVTKEVVLDVDGPSAAIQDAKMGMQRIGASATTKIVRQDFGISAAPGVVGDQISITIDVELIQPSAPTPTVK, from the coding sequence ATGACTCGTTTTGTTTTCGCATTCATTACGGCGCTTGTATTAGCCGCGACCGCGGCGGCACAGGCTTCCAGTTGGCAGATCGATCCCAAGCACACGGCGGCACAATTTGCGGTGAAGCATCTTGGCGTATCCACGGTGCGGGGCGCATTTGCAAAAGTGAGCGGGACGGCGCAAATCGATCCGGCGGACCCGTCCAAGGATGCGATTGAGGCCACGATCGACGCCAGTTCGGTGGATACGCGAGTGGAGGCACGCGATAACGATATCCGCAGTCCGCACTTTTTCGATGTGCAGAAATATCCTACGATTATCTTTCATTCCAAAAATACGAAAGTTGCAGGGCCCGGGCATTTAGCGATTACCGGCGATTTGACGCTGCATGGCGTGACCAAAGAAGTCGTACTCGATGTAGATGGGCCGTCGGCCGCGATCCAGGACGCCAAGATGGGAATGCAGCGCATAGGGGCTTCGGCGACAACCAAAATCGTTCGCCAGGATTTCGGCATCAGCGCCGCGCCGGGGGTAGTCGGCGACCAGATTAGCATCACGATCGATGTGGAGTTGATCCAGCCTTCGGCGCCCACGCCAACGGTAAAATAG
- a CDS encoding inorganic phosphate transporter, protein MAAPSSVLHGKINRSPGAIGMIVFGIVLIIGFGYAGYHLLSDLSTMRSSSVLPFVLLGVALLVALGFEFVNGFHDTANAVATVIYTHALEPHVAVVWSGFWNFLGVMVSSGLVAFSIISLLPVELILQVGSKAGFAMVFALLVSAIMWNLGTWYFGLPASSSHTLIGSVIGVGIANQLLSGKSGTSGVDWGQAANIGKSLLLSPLVGFGVAALLLLALKAFIHDEKLYRAPEGNAPPPFYIRCLLILTCTGVSFFHGSNDGQKGMGLIMLILIGTVPTAYALNHAVTYQESQDFLAVSQQAANVLDHYVTPGAVIGDPRDDVTDYIRSKEFNANTMLAMRTMVNDISNETSIYKELKNVPNDRVRNFRNDLYLLSEALRLTAKSGVPKFAPGDAAVLANYKKHIDRSTRFIPTWVKVAVAMALGLGTMVGWKRIVVTVGEKIGKEHLTYAQGAAAEITAMATIGAADGFGLPVSTTHVLSSGVAGTMAANHSGIQLSTVRNLAMAWILTLPVAMILSGSLFWLFKRIF, encoded by the coding sequence ATGGCAGCACCCTCCTCCGTTCTGCATGGCAAAATCAACCGCTCCCCCGGCGCCATCGGCATGATTGTTTTCGGAATCGTGCTGATCATCGGTTTTGGATACGCCGGATATCATCTGCTGAGCGATCTCTCCACTATGCGCAGCAGTTCGGTTCTGCCGTTTGTCCTGCTGGGGGTAGCGCTGCTGGTGGCGCTCGGTTTTGAGTTTGTCAACGGCTTCCATGATACGGCCAACGCCGTGGCCACAGTTATCTACACGCATGCGCTGGAGCCGCACGTTGCGGTGGTTTGGTCCGGTTTCTGGAATTTTCTGGGAGTGATGGTTTCGTCCGGATTAGTTGCCTTCAGCATTATTTCGCTGCTGCCCGTGGAATTAATTTTGCAGGTGGGCAGCAAGGCCGGATTTGCCATGGTCTTCGCTCTTCTGGTTTCGGCGATCATGTGGAATCTGGGCACGTGGTACTTCGGTCTGCCCGCCTCCAGTTCGCACACTCTGATTGGTTCCGTCATCGGCGTAGGAATCGCCAACCAGTTGTTGTCCGGCAAGAGCGGCACGTCGGGGGTCGATTGGGGACAAGCCGCCAACATCGGCAAATCGCTCTTGCTGTCGCCGCTGGTCGGATTCGGCGTGGCCGCGCTCTTGCTGTTGGCCCTAAAAGCCTTCATTCACGACGAGAAACTCTATCGCGCCCCGGAGGGCAATGCTCCGCCGCCGTTCTACATTCGCTGCCTGCTGATTCTCACCTGCACCGGAGTGAGCTTCTTTCACGGTTCGAATGACGGCCAAAAAGGAATGGGATTGATCATGCTCATCCTGATCGGAACCGTACCCACCGCATACGCCTTGAATCACGCGGTGACCTATCAGGAGTCGCAGGACTTCCTCGCCGTTTCGCAGCAGGCGGCGAACGTGCTGGATCACTACGTGACCCCGGGAGCAGTCATTGGAGATCCCCGGGACGATGTGACCGATTACATACGCAGCAAGGAGTTCAACGCCAATACGATGCTGGCGATGCGCACCATGGTCAACGACATCAGCAACGAGACCAGCATCTACAAAGAACTTAAAAATGTTCCCAACGATCGGGTGCGCAACTTCCGCAACGATTTGTATCTGCTGAGCGAAGCCTTGCGGCTGACCGCGAAATCCGGGGTGCCGAAGTTTGCCCCCGGCGACGCCGCCGTGCTGGCCAATTATAAAAAGCACATCGATCGCTCCACGCGCTTCATCCCAACCTGGGTAAAAGTCGCGGTCGCGATGGCGCTGGGCCTAGGAACCATGGTCGGCTGGAAGCGGATCGTGGTAACGGTCGGCGAAAAAATCGGCAAAGAACATCTGACTTATGCGCAGGGAGCTGCCGCCGAAATTACCGCCATGGCGACGATTGGCGCTGCGGACGGATTCGGCCTACCCGTCAGTACCACGCACGTACTTTCCTCGGGCGTGGCCGGGACTATGGCTGCCAACCATTCAGGAATTCAATTAAGTACGGTGCGCAACCTGGCCATGGCCTGGATACTCACTCTGCCAGTCGCCATGATTTTATCTGGATCGCTGTTCTGGCTGTTTAAGAGGATCTTCTAG
- a CDS encoding O-methyltransferase: protein MKGKRVTQVRTQTKKTPASWRHYNFTTSGPVDDYIYSMLPQREEVLAEMEDYATAHNVPIVGPAVARVLQQLAMAINARTVFELGSAIGYSTIWWAQAVGERGQVIYTDGDSKNAERARVYFRRAGVTKQISLHTGDALEYLSEQKQEFDIIFNDVDKEDYPRVLRLVAPRLRKGGLFITDNVLWSGRVAEKKPDRTTKAILEFNRNLFDAKEFYTTILPIRDGLAVALKK from the coding sequence ATGAAAGGGAAGCGTGTGACGCAAGTCAGGACTCAAACCAAGAAAACCCCCGCCAGTTGGCGGCACTACAATTTCACTACCTCGGGACCGGTCGACGACTACATCTACTCGATGCTGCCCCAGCGCGAAGAAGTTCTAGCCGAGATGGAAGACTATGCTACGGCGCACAACGTGCCGATCGTGGGCCCGGCCGTGGCGCGGGTGTTGCAGCAACTGGCGATGGCGATCAACGCGCGAACGGTCTTCGAACTCGGCTCCGCCATAGGCTACTCGACGATCTGGTGGGCGCAAGCGGTCGGCGAGCGGGGCCAGGTGATTTATACGGATGGCGATTCCAAGAATGCCGAACGCGCCCGCGTTTATTTCCGGCGCGCCGGAGTCACAAAACAAATCTCGCTGCACACCGGCGACGCCCTCGAATATCTTTCCGAGCAGAAGCAGGAATTCGACATCATCTTCAACGATGTCGACAAAGAAGATTATCCGCGCGTGCTGCGGCTGGTCGCGCCGCGCCTGCGCAAGGGCGGGCTCTTCATCACCGATAATGTTCTGTGGAGCGGACGTGTGGCCGAAAAGAAACCCGACCGCACCACTAAGGCGATCCTCGAGTTCAACCGGAATCTCTTTGACGCGAAAGAGTTTTACACGACGATTCTGCCCATCCGGGACGGGCTCGCGGTGGCGTTGAAAAAATAA
- a CDS encoding metal-dependent hydrolase yields MNLKNVKLTWLGHSTFRIETPGGKTVYIDPWIMGNPMCPEPEKKVKQADILLCTHGHGDHIGDAVEVVKQHQPLVVGIYELSLWLGKKGAKQISPMNKGGTQSVGDIKVTMVHADHSCGIQDGDEIVYGGEACGYVVEFSNGVKIYHAGDTNVFGDMTIIRELYAPEIVMLPMGDVFTMGPREAAYAVNLLKPKTVIPMHFGTFPALTGTPGALQKLISGVEVLEMKPGVTIGG; encoded by the coding sequence ATGAATCTGAAAAACGTGAAACTGACGTGGCTCGGCCATTCTACTTTCCGGATCGAGACTCCAGGCGGGAAGACTGTCTATATCGATCCGTGGATCATGGGAAATCCGATGTGTCCGGAGCCGGAAAAGAAAGTCAAGCAAGCCGATATCCTGCTCTGCACGCACGGCCACGGCGACCACATCGGCGACGCCGTTGAAGTAGTCAAACAGCATCAGCCGCTCGTGGTCGGAATCTATGAACTCTCCCTTTGGCTAGGGAAAAAAGGGGCCAAACAGATTTCTCCGATGAATAAAGGCGGAACCCAGAGCGTCGGTGACATCAAAGTCACCATGGTTCACGCCGATCATTCGTGCGGCATTCAAGATGGCGACGAAATTGTCTACGGCGGCGAGGCTTGCGGCTACGTGGTGGAGTTTTCTAATGGCGTGAAAATCTACCATGCCGGCGACACTAATGTGTTTGGCGATATGACGATCATCCGCGAGTTGTATGCGCCTGAGATTGTCATGCTGCCGATGGGCGATGTGTTTACGATGGGTCCGCGTGAAGCCGCGTATGCGGTGAATCTGCTGAAGCCGAAAACCGTGATCCCCATGCACTTCGGGACATTCCCGGCGCTAACCGGAACTCCTGGGGCCTTGCAGAAGTTGATCTCGGGCGTAGAGGTGCTGGAGATGAAGCCAGGCGTTACCATCGGAGGCTGA
- the hpt gene encoding hypoxanthine phosphoribosyltransferase, translating into MTELKVLISRQDIATRVSELGAQIAKDFAGQSIIFVGVLKGAAIFLSDLARQVELDATFDFIAVSSYGNRPSPSQELKSGWDSTGEVKLTKDVDQTMKDKNVIVVEDILDTGLTMTYLKKMLLARQPRSLKVAALLDKPSRRKLPLEGDYVGFKIPDEFVVGYGLDYAEKYRNLADICVVPRE; encoded by the coding sequence ATGACCGAACTCAAGGTGCTGATTTCGCGGCAGGACATTGCCACGCGGGTGAGCGAACTGGGAGCACAGATCGCAAAGGATTTTGCCGGGCAGTCGATCATCTTCGTCGGAGTGCTCAAGGGCGCCGCGATTTTTCTCTCCGATCTGGCGCGGCAGGTCGAGCTCGACGCCACCTTCGACTTCATCGCGGTTTCCAGCTATGGCAACCGTCCGAGCCCCAGCCAGGAACTCAAGAGCGGTTGGGACTCAACCGGCGAGGTGAAGCTCACCAAAGATGTAGACCAGACCATGAAAGACAAAAACGTAATCGTGGTGGAAGACATTCTCGACACCGGCCTGACCATGACTTATTTGAAGAAAATGCTATTGGCTCGCCAACCGCGATCTCTGAAGGTCGCCGCCTTGCTCGACAAGCCTTCGCGCCGGAAGCTGCCGCTGGAGGGCGATTACGTCGGGTTCAAAATTCCCGACGAGTTCGTGGTCGGCTACGGACTGGACTACGCAGAGAAATATCGAAATCTGGCCGACATTTGCGTCGTACCGCGCGAATAG
- a CDS encoding GAF domain-containing protein, which yields MGSVISKPERLPVESLLLDVADVLATSLDLETTVRRVAEVVRKVIDYEIFAILLLYEKTQDLRFRFQVGYPPEFTERSRIKVGEGVTGLAAQTRQAVLIDDVTKDPRYIEAVPNVRSELAIPLITKNRVIGVIDLEAREPGYFNEEHVRVLTLVASRMAAGIENAQLYTRTTKQARILLLLNEIAQELTSILNLDELLGRIAELVRRLIDYQMFSILLLDSTGEKLQHRFSLRFNENIHLKHEIPLGRGLVGHAAESKQAVLVPDVTKDSRYVEANPETRSELAVPLVYKGKVIGVLDLEHTRRGFFTEEHQRTMTTLAAQIAIALENARLYEEIERQERRLERDLALARELQGRLLPQTPPKLAHLDVAAKFVPARAIGGDLYDFIPYSMSRLGIAIGDVSGKGAPAAIYAALVSGIIRSHAPIEPGSAEMLSAVNLSLAERRIEAQFVSIIYAVWDDEQRTLTVANSGLPRPIFVHGGKNEVVEATGLPLGLFDDADYDEFKFKMKPGDMFVFFSDGILDARNRKGELFGRGRVEKVIAECATQSADCVVSSLFQAAAEHSAGVETFDDQTVVAIRVHGNSHGSGVHSAKKK from the coding sequence ATGGGTTCTGTCATTTCTAAACCGGAGCGCCTGCCGGTCGAGTCGCTGCTGCTCGACGTGGCCGACGTGTTGGCCACGTCGCTCGACTTGGAAACGACCGTGCGGCGCGTCGCCGAAGTCGTCCGCAAAGTTATCGATTACGAGATTTTCGCAATTCTTCTGCTCTACGAAAAAACTCAGGATCTCAGGTTTCGCTTCCAGGTGGGCTATCCGCCGGAATTTACCGAGCGCAGTCGGATCAAAGTCGGCGAAGGCGTCACTGGACTTGCGGCGCAAACGCGCCAGGCAGTTCTGATTGACGATGTGACCAAGGACCCGCGCTATATCGAGGCGGTGCCGAATGTGCGCTCAGAACTGGCTATCCCGCTGATCACCAAGAATCGCGTGATTGGCGTCATCGACCTTGAAGCGCGCGAGCCCGGCTATTTCAACGAGGAGCACGTGCGTGTGCTGACGCTGGTGGCGTCGCGCATGGCGGCAGGCATAGAAAATGCCCAGCTGTATACGCGAACGACCAAGCAGGCGCGGATTCTTCTGCTGCTGAACGAAATTGCGCAGGAGCTGACTTCGATCCTGAACCTGGACGAGTTGCTCGGCCGCATCGCCGAACTGGTGCGCCGGCTGATCGATTACCAGATGTTCAGCATTCTTCTGCTCGATTCTACGGGCGAGAAATTGCAGCACCGCTTCTCACTGCGTTTCAACGAGAACATTCATCTTAAACATGAGATTCCACTGGGACGCGGACTCGTGGGTCATGCGGCCGAGAGCAAGCAGGCGGTCCTGGTGCCTGACGTGACCAAAGATTCGCGTTATGTGGAAGCCAATCCAGAAACGCGCTCCGAACTCGCTGTCCCGCTGGTTTACAAAGGCAAAGTAATTGGCGTGCTCGACCTGGAGCATACTCGCCGCGGATTCTTCACAGAAGAGCATCAGCGCACCATGACGACGCTGGCGGCGCAGATTGCGATTGCGCTGGAAAACGCTCGGCTGTACGAAGAGATCGAGCGGCAAGAGCGGCGGTTGGAGCGCGATCTGGCCCTGGCTCGGGAGTTGCAAGGACGACTGCTCCCGCAGACCCCGCCGAAGCTTGCACACCTGGATGTTGCAGCGAAATTCGTTCCGGCCCGCGCCATCGGCGGCGACTTGTATGACTTCATCCCCTACTCGATGTCGCGGCTGGGCATCGCCATTGGCGATGTCAGCGGCAAGGGCGCGCCGGCAGCCATTTACGCCGCGCTCGTGAGCGGCATTATCCGCTCGCATGCCCCGATTGAGCCGGGATCGGCGGAGATGCTATCCGCCGTAAATTTATCGTTGGCCGAGCGCCGCATCGAGGCCCAGTTTGTTTCCATTATCTATGCGGTTTGGGACGATGAACAGCGTACTCTCACGGTCGCGAACTCCGGACTTCCCCGGCCCATTTTTGTGCATGGCGGCAAGAATGAAGTGGTCGAGGCAACGGGCTTGCCACTCGGCCTGTTCGACGACGCTGACTACGACGAATTCAAATTCAAGATGAAGCCGGGAGACATGTTCGTATTCTTCAGCGACGGCATTCTCGACGCCCGCAACCGCAAAGGCGAATTGTTTGGGCGCGGACGAGTCGAAAAGGTCATTGCCGAATGCGCGACACAATCGGCGGATTGCGTCGTCTCTTCCCTGTTCCAAGCCGCAGCCGAACACTCGGCAGGCGTGGAAACATTCGACGACCAGACGGTGGTCGCCATCCGAGTGCACGGAAATTCCCACGGCAGCGGCGTGCACTCCGCCAAGAAGAAATGA
- the lysA gene encoding diaminopimelate decarboxylase produces MTPPSQNLASRPPGFVYRERKRGILRRRGPLVLHCEDVDLEKLAAQHGTPLYVYSAAMIRERYDAFDAAFRQQPHTICYSVKANSNLSILRMLAKKGCGFDVVSGGELERVRVADRRSAKKVVFSGVGKTREELTAALKAGIMLFNVESESELWALAECAGRLRKTAPVALRVNPDVAVETHPYISTGLRKHKFGVPIREARALYAKASGAPYLKVRGVSVHIGSQITDVAPFGETMARVAELVRELRADGHGIEHVDAGGGLGIAYEKPNTLEFSAYAAMYARALAGPLRELDVRLLLEPGRSIIGPAGVLLTTVVYRKQNDGKRFLIVDAAMNDLIRPTLYGAYHEIAPVTQSPVIQGARPTFKAKSEVTDIVGPVCETGDFFARDRELPLVDEESLLAILDAGAYGMALASNYNTRPRPAEVLVAGKSAKVIRKREKISDLLRPEL; encoded by the coding sequence ATGACCCCTCCCAGTCAGAACCTCGCAAGCCGCCCTCCCGGATTTGTGTATCGCGAAAGGAAGCGGGGCATTTTGCGCCGCCGTGGCCCGCTCGTTCTGCATTGCGAGGATGTAGACCTGGAGAAGCTCGCGGCGCAGCATGGAACTCCTCTCTACGTCTACTCGGCCGCAATGATCCGCGAACGCTATGACGCGTTTGACGCTGCGTTTCGGCAGCAGCCACACACGATCTGCTACTCCGTCAAAGCGAATTCGAATCTTTCGATCCTGCGCATGCTGGCGAAAAAGGGATGCGGCTTCGACGTCGTTTCCGGCGGCGAACTCGAACGGGTGCGGGTCGCGGACCGCAGATCGGCGAAGAAAGTCGTGTTCTCGGGAGTGGGCAAGACCCGGGAAGAGTTGACGGCGGCGTTAAAGGCGGGAATCATGCTCTTCAACGTGGAGAGCGAATCGGAACTATGGGCTCTGGCTGAGTGCGCTGGCCGCTTGCGCAAGACCGCACCCGTCGCGCTCCGCGTAAACCCGGATGTTGCCGTCGAGACGCATCCATATATTTCTACTGGGTTGCGCAAACACAAGTTCGGAGTACCGATTCGCGAGGCCCGGGCGCTCTACGCTAAAGCTTCAGGTGCGCCATATCTCAAGGTGCGCGGGGTGAGCGTGCACATCGGCTCGCAGATCACCGATGTCGCTCCGTTCGGCGAGACCATGGCGCGCGTCGCAGAACTCGTCCGCGAATTGCGCGCCGACGGGCACGGCATCGAGCACGTTGACGCGGGAGGAGGTTTGGGGATTGCCTACGAAAAGCCGAACACGCTCGAGTTTTCCGCCTACGCGGCAATGTATGCCCGGGCGCTGGCTGGCCCTTTGCGCGAACTCGACGTGCGACTCCTGCTGGAACCGGGACGGTCGATCATCGGTCCTGCGGGAGTCTTATTGACAACGGTGGTTTACAGAAAGCAAAACGACGGCAAGAGATTTTTAATCGTCGATGCCGCAATGAACGACTTGATCCGCCCCACGCTCTACGGCGCCTACCATGAGATTGCTCCAGTTACTCAAAGCCCCGTCATACAAGGTGCAAGGCCGACATTTAAAGCTAAATCAGAAGTCACAGATATTGTTGGGCCCGTATGCGAGACCGGAGATTTCTTCGCCCGTGACCGCGAGCTGCCGCTGGTCGACGAAGAGAGTCTGCTGGCGATTCTCGATGCAGGCGCCTATGGCATGGCGCTGGCGTCGAATTACAACACGCGCCCCCGGCCGGCGGAAGTGTTGGTTGCGGGCAAGTCGGCTAAGGTAATTCGAAAGCGGGAGAAAATCTCGGACCTGCTGCGGCCGGAACTGTAA
- a CDS encoding NAD(+)/NADH kinase: MATPQASTPKTAGIISRPERPEVAKILPGLLAWLAEHGYKVIVDEQTSKYIAGQQIVPRAQMASHALDLVIVLGGDGTLLSAARVTAAIDVPLLGVNLGSLGFLTEVPLQSLYTMLDAIVQGRAAVEHRSLMQIELLRGDTVRGSYLVFNDAVVNKTALARLNTYDLYIDKVFVAGYRADGMIVATPTGSTAYSLSAGGPVLMPTVNAFVITPVAPHSLTHRPLVVPDSVEIEILLRSEEEAYLSLDGQPGFDLRDGDRVRCRRSEHQVSLFRTGSDFFHVLRTKMKWGERQA; encoded by the coding sequence ATGGCCACTCCGCAAGCATCCACCCCGAAAACCGCAGGCATCATTTCCCGGCCCGAACGCCCGGAGGTCGCCAAGATTCTTCCCGGACTCCTCGCCTGGCTCGCTGAGCACGGGTACAAAGTCATCGTTGACGAGCAAACCTCGAAATATATCGCCGGACAGCAAATCGTGCCGAGGGCGCAAATGGCGTCGCACGCGCTGGATCTGGTAATCGTACTGGGCGGCGATGGAACTCTGTTGTCCGCCGCGAGAGTCACCGCCGCGATCGATGTTCCCTTGCTTGGAGTCAATCTCGGCTCGCTCGGATTTCTGACCGAAGTGCCGCTGCAATCGCTTTACACGATGCTCGACGCGATCGTGCAAGGACGCGCCGCCGTCGAACATCGCTCGCTAATGCAGATTGAACTACTACGCGGAGACACTGTTCGCGGAAGCTATCTGGTCTTCAATGACGCTGTGGTGAACAAGACGGCGCTGGCCCGCCTCAATACCTACGATCTGTACATCGACAAGGTGTTCGTCGCCGGCTATCGGGCGGATGGCATGATCGTGGCGACTCCTACCGGTTCGACCGCATATTCGTTGTCGGCGGGCGGACCGGTCCTGATGCCGACGGTGAATGCATTCGTGATTACGCCGGTGGCGCCGCATTCGCTGACGCATCGCCCGCTGGTGGTGCCGGATTCGGTGGAGATCGAAATCCTGTTGCGCAGCGAAGAGGAAGCGTACCTGAGCCTTGACGGTCAGCCCGGATTCGACCTGCGCGACGGAGACCGCGTGCGCTGCCGCCGCTCCGAGCATCAAGTGAGCCTGTTCCGCACCGGGTCGGACTTCTTTCATGTGCTGCGCACGAAAATGAAATGGGGCGAAAGGCAGGCCTAG
- a CDS encoding TlyA family RNA methyltransferase, whose protein sequence is MKVRLDKLLVDRGLAGSRERAQALILAGKVLVDDQKLGKAGAQVSEQCAVRMLGEDLKYVSRGGLKLERALENWNIDVAGKICLDIGASTGGFTDCLLQHAAARVIAVDTGYGQMDFKLRQDPRVKLLEKSNARHLTRDAVGALVDLIVMDVSFISATLVLPAVVAAGFSESVEGRQGGQIIVLVKPQFEAGREHVGKGGIVRDEAAQIRAVEKVRAALQTLGAIKTDAIESPILGAEGNREFLLYGVF, encoded by the coding sequence TTGAAAGTCAGACTCGACAAACTTCTGGTGGACCGAGGTCTTGCCGGCTCGCGCGAACGCGCGCAGGCCCTTATCCTTGCGGGCAAAGTTCTGGTCGACGATCAGAAACTTGGCAAGGCGGGCGCGCAGGTTTCAGAGCAGTGCGCGGTCCGCATGCTCGGCGAGGACCTCAAGTACGTGAGCCGCGGCGGACTGAAGCTGGAGCGCGCTCTCGAAAACTGGAACATCGATGTAGCGGGCAAGATCTGCCTTGATATTGGCGCTTCCACGGGAGGATTTACGGATTGCCTGCTCCAGCATGCCGCCGCACGCGTGATCGCCGTGGATACAGGCTATGGTCAGATGGATTTCAAACTCCGGCAAGACCCGCGCGTCAAGTTGCTCGAAAAATCCAACGCGCGCCATCTGACGCGGGACGCCGTCGGTGCACTTGTCGACCTGATTGTGATGGACGTTTCCTTTATTTCCGCAACTCTGGTTCTACCCGCAGTGGTCGCGGCCGGCTTTTCTGAGTCGGTGGAGGGACGTCAGGGCGGCCAAATCATCGTACTGGTAAAACCACAATTCGAGGCGGGCAGAGAACATGTCGGCAAGGGGGGGATCGTGCGGGACGAGGCCGCGCAGATCCGGGCGGTAGAAAAAGTCAGGGCAGCGTTGCAGACTCTCGGTGCGATCAAGACCGACGCGATCGAATCCCCGATTCTAGGCGCCGAGGGAAATCGTGAGTTCCTGCTCTACGGCGTGTTTTAG
- a CDS encoding YebC/PmpR family DNA-binding transcriptional regulator, which produces MSGHSKWATIKHKKGALDAKRGKIFTRLIKEISIAAKNGGGDPDSNPRLRGAIVAAKAENMPADNIKRAIQRGTGELPGATYEEFSLEGYGPGGVAVLLDINTDNRNRTVSEIRHAFGKNGGNMAEAGAVSWMFHKKGDIIIPKTAAKEDDLMNIVLEAGGEDLNDDGDNWEILTETSAYEAVLEAVKKSGIEPASASVAMIPQNYIKLEGAAANTMIRLMEALEEHDDVQNVHSNFDIDQKLLEEVAG; this is translated from the coding sequence ATGTCGGGCCACTCAAAATGGGCCACAATCAAACACAAGAAGGGCGCGCTCGACGCCAAGCGCGGCAAGATTTTTACCCGTCTCATTAAGGAAATCAGCATTGCCGCGAAGAACGGTGGCGGCGATCCTGACAGCAACCCGCGCCTGCGCGGCGCCATAGTTGCGGCCAAGGCAGAGAATATGCCCGCCGATAACATTAAGCGCGCCATCCAGCGCGGCACTGGCGAACTGCCTGGCGCCACCTACGAAGAGTTTTCGCTTGAAGGTTACGGGCCTGGCGGTGTCGCGGTCCTGCTCGACATCAATACTGATAATCGCAATCGCACGGTCAGCGAAATCAGGCACGCCTTCGGCAAGAATGGCGGCAACATGGCTGAAGCTGGCGCGGTCTCCTGGATGTTCCACAAGAAGGGCGACATCATCATTCCCAAAACCGCCGCAAAAGAGGACGACTTGATGAACATCGTGCTCGAAGCGGGCGGCGAAGACTTAAACGATGATGGCGACAACTGGGAGATTTTGACCGAGACTTCCGCATATGAGGCGGTTCTGGAAGCGGTGAAAAAATCGGGCATTGAACCCGCATCTGCCAGCGTAGCCATGATTCCGCAGAACTACATCAAGCTCGAAGGCGCAGCCGCAAACACAATGATTCGCCTGATGGAAGCGCTGGAAGAACACGATGACGTGCAGAACGTGCATTCCAACTTCGATATCGATCAGAAGTTGCTGGAAGAAGTTGCCGGGTAA